A genome region from Microbacterium terricola includes the following:
- a CDS encoding aldo/keto reductase — MTSAVPLRRVGASGLLVSSVGLGCNNFGRAGTKTETLDGTRAVLDAAIDAGVTFLDTADIYGREPGLSETLMGEALKGRRDEVVLATKFGHSAFPAGISGASKGSRTYIRRAVEASLRRLQTDWIDLYQLHTPDPKTPIDETLDALGELVREGKVRYVGHSNFTGWQIAEAELVARERHSIRFVSAQNHYSLLARAAEREVLPAAERFGVGFFPFFPLHNGLLTGKFSRDNAPADSRIMRQRQHVWQEAPWDALEAFQSFCDARGITMLEATYGWMLSHPALSSVIAGATTPEQVRANAAAGSAWTPDADDLAAIDALLPLPEDPGAKV; from the coding sequence ATGACCTCCGCCGTTCCCCTGCGCCGCGTCGGCGCCTCCGGGCTCCTCGTCTCCTCCGTCGGCCTCGGCTGCAACAACTTCGGCCGCGCCGGCACGAAGACCGAGACGCTCGACGGCACCCGCGCGGTGCTCGACGCCGCCATCGACGCCGGGGTGACGTTCCTCGACACCGCCGACATCTACGGCCGTGAGCCCGGGCTGAGCGAGACCCTCATGGGGGAGGCGCTGAAGGGCCGCCGCGACGAGGTCGTGCTGGCGACGAAGTTCGGGCACTCGGCGTTCCCCGCCGGCATCTCCGGGGCCTCGAAGGGATCGCGCACTTACATCCGTCGTGCCGTCGAGGCGTCGCTGCGGCGCCTGCAGACCGACTGGATCGACCTCTACCAGCTGCACACGCCCGACCCGAAGACGCCGATCGACGAGACGCTCGACGCGCTCGGAGAGCTCGTGCGCGAGGGCAAGGTGCGCTACGTCGGGCACTCGAACTTCACCGGGTGGCAGATCGCCGAGGCCGAGCTCGTCGCGCGCGAGCGGCACAGCATCCGCTTCGTCTCCGCGCAGAACCACTACAGCCTGCTCGCCCGTGCCGCCGAGCGGGAGGTGCTGCCGGCCGCCGAGCGGTTCGGCGTCGGCTTCTTCCCGTTCTTCCCGCTGCACAACGGGCTGCTCACGGGCAAGTTCAGCCGCGACAACGCACCCGCGGACTCGCGCATCATGCGTCAGCGTCAGCACGTCTGGCAGGAGGCCCCGTGGGACGCCCTCGAGGCCTTCCAGTCGTTCTGCGACGCGCGTGGCATCACGATGCTCGAGGCCACGTACGGATGGATGCTGTCGCACCCCGCCCTGTCGAGCGTCATCGCCGGCGCGACGACCCCGGAGCAGGTGCGCGCCAACGCCGCCGCGGGCAGCGCCTGGACCCCCGACGCCGATGACCTGGCGGCCATCGACGCGCTCCTGCCGCTCCCGGAGGACCCAGGCGCGAAGGTCTGA
- a CDS encoding F0F1 ATP synthase subunit delta, which translates to MGSATTQALATTSSALADASGVDLRVAGELFAASRVVGGSSQLSGALADAAAAPALREKVIADVFGSLQPTTVSLLKTVVAQRWSNAADLVEAIEETAVRAAAVAAPEADVEAELFRFSRTIAENPELELALGSRGGDAAAKGVLVSTLLDGRASAATALIVSSLVQQPRGRRARRLLTWATGLVADQRGRMVATVITATALSDAQLERLGAALSKRYDSPVAVNPVIDPSVVGGLRVQIADDVIDASVSSRLADLRQRLAG; encoded by the coding sequence ATGGGCAGCGCGACCACTCAGGCACTCGCGACGACGTCGTCGGCACTCGCCGATGCGTCCGGCGTCGACCTCCGGGTGGCCGGCGAGCTGTTCGCGGCCTCTCGCGTCGTCGGCGGCTCGTCGCAGCTGAGCGGCGCGCTGGCTGACGCCGCAGCGGCTCCCGCCCTGCGGGAGAAGGTCATCGCCGACGTGTTCGGCTCGCTGCAGCCGACGACCGTCTCGCTGCTGAAGACGGTCGTCGCGCAGCGGTGGTCGAACGCGGCCGACCTCGTCGAGGCGATCGAGGAGACCGCGGTCCGCGCGGCCGCCGTGGCCGCACCCGAGGCCGACGTCGAGGCCGAGCTCTTCCGGTTCTCGCGCACGATCGCCGAGAACCCCGAGCTCGAGCTCGCGCTCGGCAGCCGTGGCGGCGACGCCGCGGCCAAGGGCGTCCTGGTCTCGACGCTCCTGGACGGCCGCGCCAGCGCGGCGACGGCGCTCATCGTCTCGTCGCTCGTGCAGCAGCCGCGCGGGCGCCGTGCTCGTCGCCTGCTGACGTGGGCGACCGGGCTGGTCGCAGATCAGCGCGGGCGCATGGTCGCCACGGTGATCACCGCGACCGCGCTCAGCGACGCGCAGCTCGAGCGTCTGGGCGCTGCGCTCTCCAAGCGCTACGACTCGCCCGTGGCCGTCAACCCGGTCATCGACCCGAGCGTCGTCGGGGGCCTGCGCGTGCAGATCGCCGATGACGTCATCGACGCGAGCGTGTCCTCGCGTCTCGCCGACCTGCGCCAGCGCCTGGCCGGCTGA
- the atpD gene encoding F0F1 ATP synthase subunit beta codes for MTPTASVEKTETTVVGRVARVTGPVVDIEFPHDAIPDIYNALKTTITIDDESHEITLEVAQHLGDDLVRAISLKPTDGVVRGQEVRNTGGPITVPVGDITKGKVFNVTGDILNGEPGETVEITERWGIHRKAPAFDQLESKTQMFETGIKVIDLLTPYVQGGKIGLFGGAGVGKTVLIQEMIQRVAQDHGGVSVFAGVGERTREGNDLIKEMEEAGVFDKTALVFGQMDEPPGTRLRVALSALTMAEYFRDVQNQDVLLFIDNIFRFTQAGSEVSTLLGRMPSAVGYQPNLADEMGVLQERITSTRGHSITSLQAIYVPADDYTDPAPATTFAHLDATTELSREIASKGLYPAVDPLTSTSRILDPRYIGADHYRVATAVKQILQKNKELQEIIAILGVDELSEEDKVVVSRARRIQQFLSQNTYMAKKFTGVEGSTVPIKETIESFDAIVKGDFDHVAEQAFFNVGGISDVEEQWAKIQKENG; via the coding sequence ATGACTCCCACCGCCAGCGTCGAGAAGACGGAGACCACGGTCGTCGGTCGCGTCGCGCGCGTCACCGGACCCGTCGTCGACATCGAGTTCCCGCACGATGCGATCCCCGACATCTACAACGCGCTCAAGACGACGATCACGATCGACGACGAGTCCCACGAGATCACGCTCGAGGTCGCCCAGCACCTGGGTGACGACCTCGTCCGCGCCATCTCGCTGAAGCCCACCGACGGCGTCGTCCGTGGCCAGGAGGTGCGCAACACCGGCGGCCCCATCACGGTGCCCGTCGGCGACATCACCAAGGGCAAGGTGTTCAACGTCACCGGCGACATCCTCAACGGGGAGCCGGGCGAGACCGTCGAGATCACCGAGCGCTGGGGCATCCACCGCAAGGCTCCCGCCTTCGACCAGCTCGAGTCGAAGACCCAGATGTTCGAGACCGGCATCAAGGTCATCGACCTCCTCACCCCCTACGTGCAGGGTGGCAAGATCGGCCTGTTCGGCGGTGCCGGTGTCGGCAAGACCGTCCTCATCCAGGAGATGATCCAGCGCGTCGCGCAGGACCACGGCGGCGTGTCCGTGTTCGCCGGTGTCGGCGAGCGCACCCGTGAGGGCAACGACCTCATCAAGGAGATGGAGGAGGCGGGCGTCTTCGACAAGACCGCCCTCGTCTTCGGCCAGATGGACGAGCCGCCGGGGACGCGTCTGCGCGTCGCCCTCTCGGCGCTCACGATGGCGGAGTACTTCCGCGACGTGCAGAACCAGGACGTGCTGCTGTTCATCGACAACATCTTCCGCTTCACGCAGGCGGGCTCCGAGGTCTCCACGCTGCTGGGCCGCATGCCCTCGGCCGTGGGCTACCAGCCCAACCTCGCCGACGAGATGGGTGTGCTCCAGGAGCGCATCACGTCCACGCGCGGTCACTCGATCACCTCGCTGCAGGCGATCTACGTCCCCGCCGACGACTACACCGACCCGGCGCCGGCGACCACGTTCGCGCACCTCGACGCCACCACGGAGCTCTCGCGCGAGATCGCGTCCAAGGGCCTCTACCCGGCCGTCGACCCGCTGACCTCGACCAGCCGCATCCTCGACCCGCGCTACATCGGCGCCGACCACTACCGTGTGGCCACGGCCGTCAAGCAGATCCTCCAGAAGAACAAGGAGCTGCAGGAGATCATCGCGATCCTCGGTGTCGACGAGCTGTCCGAAGAGGACAAGGTCGTCGTGTCGCGCGCCCGCCGCATCCAGCAGTTCCTCTCGCAGAACACCTACATGGCGAAGAAGTTCACCGGCGTCGAGGGCTCCACGGTCCCGATCAAGGAGACCATCGAGTCGTTCGACGCGATCGTCAAGGGCGACTTCGACCACGTGGCCGAGCAGGCGTTCTTCAACGTCGGCGGCATCTCGGACGTCGAAGAGCAGTGGGCGAAGATCCAGAAGGAGAACGGCTGA
- a CDS encoding F0F1 ATP synthase subunit epsilon, translated as MPLKVSLVSADAEVWSGEASLVVAKTILGEIGFMPGHEPVLAILAEGQVRITETSGGKVIANAQDGFLSVEGDEVMIVAGNAALVA; from the coding sequence ATGCCGCTCAAAGTGAGCCTCGTCTCCGCGGATGCGGAGGTCTGGTCGGGAGAGGCGTCGCTCGTCGTCGCCAAGACGATCCTCGGCGAGATCGGCTTCATGCCCGGCCACGAGCCCGTGCTGGCGATCCTCGCCGAAGGTCAGGTGCGCATCACCGAGACCTCCGGCGGGAAGGTCATCGCGAACGCGCAGGACGGGTTCCTCTCCGTCGAAGGCGATGAGGTCATGATCGTCGCCGGCAACGCCGCGCTGGTCGCCTGA
- a CDS encoding F0F1 ATP synthase subunit gamma has translation MGAQLRVYKQKITSAQTTKKITKAMELIAASRIQKAMARVRASSPFARAVTRAVAAVATHSNIEHPLTHERPQIRRSAVVIFASDRGLAGAFNSQILREGLELAELLRQQGKEPVFYLVGRKAVGFFQFRRIESAAEWVGDTDTPHFSTAEEIAGVLLDAYDRGGDEGGVDEINLVYNRFVSMMTQSPERVRLLPLEVVEADESEPAQVYPLYEFEPEAGVVLDQILPVYIQSRVFNALLQSSAAKHAATQKAMKSASDNADNLITDYTRLRNNARQAEITQQIAEIVGGADALASGK, from the coding sequence ATGGGCGCACAACTACGGGTCTACAAGCAGAAGATCACCTCTGCTCAGACGACCAAGAAGATCACGAAGGCGATGGAGCTCATCGCGGCTTCGCGCATCCAGAAGGCGATGGCGCGTGTGCGCGCGTCGTCCCCCTTCGCGCGAGCCGTGACCAGGGCCGTCGCCGCCGTGGCGACGCACTCGAACATCGAGCACCCGCTGACGCACGAGCGTCCGCAGATCCGCCGCTCCGCGGTCGTGATCTTCGCGTCCGACCGTGGCCTCGCCGGCGCGTTCAACTCGCAGATCCTGCGTGAGGGACTGGAGCTTGCCGAGCTGCTGCGGCAGCAGGGCAAGGAGCCGGTGTTCTACCTGGTCGGCCGCAAGGCCGTCGGCTTCTTCCAGTTCCGTCGCATCGAGTCCGCGGCCGAGTGGGTCGGCGACACCGACACCCCGCACTTCTCCACCGCGGAGGAGATCGCCGGCGTCCTGCTCGACGCCTACGACCGCGGCGGCGACGAGGGCGGCGTCGACGAGATCAATCTCGTCTACAACCGCTTCGTCAGCATGATGACGCAGTCGCCCGAACGGGTCCGCCTGCTGCCGCTGGAGGTCGTGGAGGCCGACGAGAGCGAGCCGGCCCAGGTGTACCCGCTGTACGAGTTCGAACCAGAGGCGGGCGTCGTGCTCGACCAGATCCTGCCTGTGTACATCCAGAGCCGCGTCTTCAACGCCCTCCTGCAGTCGTCGGCAGCAAAGCACGCCGCGACGCAGAAGGCGATGAAGTCCGCCTCCGACAACGCAGACAACCTCATCACCGACTACACCCGCCTGCGCAACAACGCGCGCCAGGCCGAGATCACGCAGCAGATCGCCGAGATCGTCGGCGGCGCCGACGCTCTGGCGTCGGGCAAGTAG
- a CDS encoding F0F1 ATP synthase subunit B, with protein sequence MLNALVRYAAEEGAETHNPLIPAWYDIIWSAVCFVVILFIFWKVALPRFKKMLDERSAAIEGNIAKADEAQRKAEAALEEYTAQLADARKEAGAIRDAAREDGKKIVAEAKDAATSEAARLTASAHSQIEAERQSALVSLRSEVGTLALDLAGGVIGETLSDDAKAQAVVDRFLAEIEASETAAK encoded by the coding sequence ATGCTGAACGCTCTTGTCCGGTACGCCGCGGAAGAGGGTGCGGAAACGCACAACCCTCTCATTCCCGCGTGGTACGACATCATCTGGTCGGCGGTCTGCTTCGTCGTCATCCTCTTCATCTTCTGGAAGGTGGCTCTGCCGCGCTTCAAGAAGATGCTCGATGAGCGCTCCGCCGCGATCGAGGGCAACATCGCGAAGGCCGACGAGGCTCAGCGCAAGGCCGAAGCGGCGCTGGAGGAGTACACCGCCCAGCTCGCCGACGCCCGCAAGGAAGCAGGCGCGATCCGCGATGCCGCCCGCGAGGACGGCAAGAAGATCGTCGCCGAGGCGAAGGATGCTGCGACCTCCGAGGCCGCGCGACTGACCGCATCCGCCCACTCGCAGATCGAGGCGGAGCGCCAGTCGGCGCTCGTGTCGCTGCGCAGCGAGGTCGGCACCCTGGCGCTCGACCTGGCCGGCGGCGTGATCGGCGAGACCCTGTCGGACGACGCGAAGGCTCAGGCCGTCGTCGACCGCTTCCTCGCTGAGATCGAAGCGTCCGAAACGGCGGCGAAGTAA
- the atpE gene encoding ATP synthase F0 subunit C, with product MDATTVLAELSGNVATMGYGLAAIGPAIGVGIVVGKTIEGVARQPELAGRLQVLMWIGIAFTEALAFIGIATFYIFV from the coding sequence GTGGACGCAACTACGGTTCTCGCCGAGCTCAGCGGCAACGTCGCGACGATGGGCTACGGCCTCGCAGCCATCGGCCCGGCCATCGGCGTCGGCATCGTCGTCGGCAAGACGATCGAGGGCGTCGCCCGTCAGCCCGAGCTGGCCGGCCGCCTGCAGGTCCTCATGTGGATCGGTATCGCCTTCACCGAGGCGCTCGCCTTCATCGGCATCGCCACCTTCTACATCTTCGTCTGA
- a CDS encoding ABC transporter ATP-binding protein, which yields MLGKLLVRYLRPAWPLIVAVIVFQLAQSVASLMLPTLNADIIDEGVVTGDIDYIWRTGGVMLLVSLVQVVCSIIAVYFGSRLAMGMGRDLRAAFFHRVVAYSQREVGQFGAPSLITRNTNDVQQVQMLVQMSATVMVSAPMLAIGGVIMAVRQDAGLSWLMAVAVPVLLVIVSLIVVRMVPAFTQMQARIDRVNQIMREQLTGIRVVRAFVREREERARFTGASEDVMSTALRAGNLMALMFPAVMLVMNLSSVAVIWFGAIQVQENGVEVGTLFAFLNYLMQILMGVMMATFMFVMIPRAAVCANRIGEVLETSPSVEAPLAPVDAPAPAGRIAFDHVDFAYPGADDAVLHDLTFSVEPGTTTAIIGSTGAGKTTLIGLVARLFDVTAGTVSLDGVDVRDYDPDELWERIGLVPQRAFLFSGTVASNLRYGDEEATDDELWTALGLAQADGFVRSLPEQLQAPIAQGGTNVSGGQRQRLAIARALVKRPEVYIFDDSFSALDLTTDAALRRALDRSLPDATRIVVAQRVSTIRHADQIVVLDHGRMVGLGSHDELVETCETYREIVDSQLAAEEAA from the coding sequence GTGCTCGGCAAGCTCCTGGTGCGATATCTTCGCCCCGCCTGGCCGCTCATCGTCGCCGTCATCGTGTTCCAGCTGGCGCAGTCCGTCGCCTCGCTGATGCTCCCCACGCTGAACGCCGACATCATCGATGAAGGCGTCGTCACGGGCGACATCGACTACATCTGGCGGACCGGCGGCGTCATGCTGCTGGTGAGCCTCGTGCAGGTCGTCTGCTCGATCATCGCCGTGTACTTCGGGTCGCGACTCGCGATGGGAATGGGCCGCGACCTGCGCGCCGCCTTCTTCCACCGGGTCGTCGCCTACTCGCAGCGCGAAGTGGGTCAGTTCGGGGCGCCCTCGCTCATCACCCGCAACACCAACGACGTGCAGCAGGTGCAGATGCTCGTGCAGATGTCGGCGACGGTCATGGTGTCGGCGCCCATGCTCGCCATCGGCGGCGTGATCATGGCCGTGCGGCAGGATGCCGGTCTGTCCTGGCTGATGGCGGTCGCCGTGCCGGTTCTGCTGGTCATCGTCTCGCTCATCGTCGTCCGGATGGTCCCCGCCTTCACGCAGATGCAGGCGCGCATCGACCGGGTCAACCAGATCATGCGCGAGCAGCTCACCGGCATCAGGGTCGTGCGGGCCTTCGTCCGCGAGCGCGAGGAACGGGCGCGGTTCACGGGGGCCAGCGAAGACGTGATGTCGACCGCCCTCCGTGCCGGCAACCTGATGGCGCTGATGTTCCCCGCGGTCATGCTGGTCATGAACCTGTCGTCGGTCGCGGTGATCTGGTTCGGCGCCATCCAGGTGCAGGAGAACGGCGTCGAGGTCGGCACCCTGTTCGCGTTCCTCAACTACCTGATGCAGATCCTCATGGGCGTCATGATGGCGACGTTCATGTTCGTGATGATCCCGCGTGCGGCGGTCTGCGCGAACCGCATCGGCGAGGTGCTCGAGACGTCGCCGTCGGTCGAGGCGCCGCTCGCCCCGGTCGACGCGCCCGCACCGGCGGGGCGCATCGCCTTCGACCACGTCGACTTCGCCTATCCCGGTGCGGACGACGCCGTGCTGCACGATCTCACCTTCTCGGTGGAGCCGGGGACGACCACCGCGATCATCGGATCGACCGGTGCGGGCAAGACGACGCTCATCGGGCTCGTCGCCCGGCTGTTCGACGTGACGGCCGGCACCGTGTCGCTCGACGGCGTGGACGTGCGCGACTACGACCCCGACGAGCTGTGGGAGCGGATCGGCCTGGTGCCGCAGCGCGCCTTCCTCTTCTCGGGCACCGTCGCCTCCAACCTCCGCTACGGCGACGAGGAGGCCACGGACGACGAGCTGTGGACCGCGCTGGGGCTCGCCCAGGCCGACGGCTTCGTCCGTTCGCTGCCTGAGCAGCTGCAGGCGCCCATCGCGCAGGGCGGCACGAACGTCTCGGGCGGCCAGCGGCAGCGGCTCGCCATCGCCAGGGCGCTGGTGAAACGGCCGGAGGTGTACATCTTCGACGACTCGTTCTCCGCGCTCGACCTCACCACGGACGCGGCGCTCCGCCGCGCGCTCGACCGCAGCCTGCCGGATGCCACGCGGATCGTCGTCGCGCAGCGGGTGTCGACGATCCGACACGCCGACCAGATCGTCGTCCTCGACCACGGCCGCATGGTCGGCCTCGGCTCGCACGACGAGCTGGTGGAGACCTGCGAGACATATCGAGAGATCGTGGATTCGCAGCTCGCGGCGGAGGAGGCAGCATGA
- the atpA gene encoding F0F1 ATP synthase subunit alpha: MAELSISPDVIRDALKDFVAAYEPTGAAATEIGTVIDAADGIAHVEGLPGVMANELVLFADGTRGLALNLDEHEIGVVVLGEFSGIEAGQQVTRTGEVLSVPVGDGYLGRVVDPLGTPIDGLGEIVTDGRRALELQAPGVMQRKSVHEPLQTGIKAIDAMIPVGRGQRQLIIGDRQTGKTAIAIDTIINQKANWESGDAEKQVRCIYVAIGQKGSTIASVKGALEDAGAMEYTTIVAAPASDPAGFKYLAPYTGSAIGQHWMYDGKHVLIIFDDLSKQAEAYRAVSLLLRRPPGREAYPGDVFYLHSRLLERCAKLSDELGAGSMTGLPIIETKANDVSAYIPTNVISITDGQIFLQSDLFNANQRPAVDVGISVSRVGGDAQVKSIKKVSGTLKLELAQYRSLEAFAMFASDLDAASRRQLARGARLTELLKQPQYSPYPVEEQVVSIWAGTKGKLDSIAVEDVLAFERELLDFVRRNTSILDTLRETNVLDDDTAAELEKVTDTFILEFQSGKGQAIDNPGHEEVAAAAEGDVNQEKIVKGRR; the protein is encoded by the coding sequence ATGGCAGAACTGTCCATCAGCCCCGACGTCATCCGTGACGCGCTGAAAGACTTCGTCGCCGCATACGAGCCCACCGGCGCAGCGGCGACCGAGATCGGCACCGTCATCGACGCGGCCGACGGCATCGCGCACGTCGAGGGCCTGCCCGGCGTCATGGCGAACGAGCTCGTCCTGTTCGCCGACGGCACCCGCGGCCTCGCGCTGAACCTCGACGAGCACGAGATCGGCGTCGTCGTCCTCGGCGAATTCTCCGGCATCGAGGCCGGCCAGCAGGTCACCCGCACCGGCGAGGTCCTCTCGGTCCCCGTCGGCGACGGCTACCTCGGCCGCGTCGTCGACCCGCTCGGCACCCCGATCGACGGCCTCGGCGAGATCGTCACCGACGGCCGCCGCGCCCTCGAGCTGCAGGCGCCCGGCGTCATGCAGCGCAAGAGCGTGCACGAGCCGCTGCAGACGGGCATCAAGGCCATCGACGCGATGATCCCGGTCGGCCGCGGCCAGCGCCAGCTGATCATCGGCGACCGCCAGACCGGCAAGACCGCGATCGCGATCGACACGATCATCAACCAGAAGGCCAACTGGGAGTCGGGCGACGCCGAGAAGCAGGTCCGCTGCATCTACGTCGCCATCGGCCAGAAGGGCTCGACCATCGCCTCGGTGAAGGGCGCGCTCGAGGACGCCGGCGCGATGGAGTACACCACCATCGTCGCGGCCCCCGCATCCGACCCGGCCGGCTTCAAGTACCTCGCCCCGTACACCGGCTCGGCCATCGGCCAGCACTGGATGTACGACGGCAAGCACGTCCTGATCATCTTCGACGACCTGTCGAAGCAGGCCGAGGCCTACCGTGCCGTGTCGCTGCTGCTCCGCCGCCCGCCGGGCCGCGAGGCGTACCCCGGCGACGTGTTCTACCTGCACTCCCGTCTGCTGGAGCGCTGCGCGAAGCTGTCCGACGAGCTCGGCGCCGGCTCGATGACGGGTCTGCCGATCATCGAGACCAAGGCCAACGACGTCTCGGCGTACATCCCGACCAACGTGATCTCGATCACCGACGGCCAGATCTTCCTGCAGTCCGACCTGTTCAACGCCAACCAGCGTCCCGCGGTCGACGTGGGCATCTCGGTGTCGCGCGTCGGCGGCGACGCCCAGGTCAAGTCGATCAAGAAGGTCTCCGGCACGCTCAAGCTCGAGCTCGCCCAGTACCGCTCGCTCGAGGCGTTCGCGATGTTCGCGAGCGACCTGGATGCGGCGTCCCGCCGCCAGCTGGCGCGCGGCGCACGTCTGACCGAGCTGCTGAAGCAGCCGCAGTACTCGCCGTACCCGGTGGAGGAGCAGGTCGTCTCGATCTGGGCCGGCACCAAGGGCAAGCTCGACTCGATCGCCGTCGAGGACGTGCTCGCGTTCGAGCGCGAGCTCCTGGACTTCGTCCGTCGCAACACGTCGATCCTCGACACGCTGCGCGAGACGAACGTCCTGGACGACGACACCGCGGCGGAGCTCGAGAAGGTCACCGACACCTTCATCCTCGAGTTCCAGTCCGGCAAGGGTCAGGCCATCGACAACCCCGGTCACGAAGAGGTCGCTGCCGCGGCCGAGGGCGACGTCAACCAGGAGAAGATCGTCAAGGGCCGCCGCTAA
- a CDS encoding large exoprotein yields MDGYYDNTGALAFLAVFGFITFLLAVALYVVSAWFLMKVFDKAGVQGRWRAWVPVYNYMVFSKLGDLSPWLILIAWGVAIVLSWVPGLNGVLFLLVQIVSLLAAWRVGLKLQKEAVWLILYFFLPFVWLGILAFDRSRWNTAVPAAPWAGNGFLADRTQWAGIPEQVPAGGFPPNPVTTPGAYPQPPAPGAGYQPPAAPPAGYQPPAPPAGYTPPPAAPAAPPAAPPASTEPPASPAAPPPAAPPAAAEPPAPPAAPEPPAAPEPPAAPDAPEPPAAPPASPEPPADPNAPRP; encoded by the coding sequence ATGGATGGCTACTACGACAACACCGGCGCTCTGGCCTTCCTGGCCGTGTTCGGATTCATCACGTTCCTGCTGGCCGTCGCCCTGTACGTCGTGTCGGCCTGGTTCCTGATGAAGGTCTTCGACAAGGCCGGTGTGCAGGGGCGCTGGCGCGCATGGGTGCCCGTGTACAACTACATGGTGTTCTCCAAGCTCGGCGATCTGAGCCCGTGGCTCATCCTGATCGCCTGGGGCGTCGCGATCGTGCTCTCGTGGGTGCCCGGCCTCAACGGCGTGCTCTTCCTCCTCGTGCAGATCGTCTCCCTGCTGGCCGCGTGGCGCGTCGGGCTGAAGCTGCAGAAGGAGGCCGTGTGGCTGATCCTGTACTTCTTCCTGCCGTTCGTCTGGCTCGGCATCCTCGCGTTCGACCGGTCACGCTGGAACACGGCCGTCCCGGCCGCGCCCTGGGCCGGCAACGGCTTCCTCGCCGACCGGACGCAGTGGGCGGGCATCCCGGAACAGGTCCCCGCCGGCGGCTTCCCGCCGAACCCGGTGACCACGCCGGGGGCCTACCCCCAGCCGCCCGCACCGGGCGCCGGATACCAGCCGCCGGCTGCCCCGCCCGCCGGGTACCAGCCGCCGGCTCCCCCCGCCGGGTACACGCCGCCGCCGGCCGCGCCGGCTGCCCCGCCCGCCGCCCCGCCGGCCTCGACCGAGCCTCCTGCATCGCCTGCCGCGCCGCCGCCCGCAGCTCCGCCCGCGGCAGCAGAGCCGCCGGCACCGCCCGCAGCGCCCGAGCCTCCCGCAGCGCCCGAGCCTCCCGCAGCGCCCGACGCACCGGAGCCCCCTGCGGCCCCGCCCGCATCGCCGGAGCCGCCCGCCGACCCGAACGCCCCGCGCCCCTGA
- a CDS encoding YaaA family protein — protein MLILLPPSETKRAGGSGAPLDVSALALPGLAPQRAATLDALIALSADDELAARVLKLGPTQRDQVAVNRELRTAPTMPAVDRYTGVLFDALDAASLDPTSRRWLGRHVLVHSAPLGPVGALDAIPAYRLGAGARLPGLPALTTVWADAVSTAIAGAEPSFVLDLRSEAYVALGPVAGTVPSVYVRVVSGGADGAVRALNHFNKHAKGALVRRLASDRPRIGSARGFLRWAASAGLEARAGARGEIELFA, from the coding sequence ATGCTGATCCTCCTTCCCCCGTCCGAGACGAAGCGCGCCGGCGGCTCCGGCGCACCGCTCGACGTCTCCGCGCTCGCGCTGCCCGGACTCGCACCGCAGCGCGCCGCCACGCTCGACGCCCTCATCGCGCTCTCCGCCGACGATGAGCTCGCCGCGCGCGTGCTGAAGCTCGGCCCGACGCAGCGCGACCAGGTCGCCGTGAACCGCGAACTGCGCACCGCGCCGACCATGCCCGCCGTCGACCGCTACACGGGCGTGCTCTTCGATGCGCTGGACGCCGCATCCCTCGATCCGACGTCGCGGCGCTGGCTCGGGCGGCACGTCCTCGTGCACTCCGCGCCGCTCGGACCGGTCGGCGCCCTCGACGCGATCCCGGCGTACCGCCTCGGGGCGGGAGCGCGCCTGCCCGGCCTTCCGGCACTCACGACCGTCTGGGCGGATGCGGTCTCCACCGCGATCGCCGGCGCCGAGCCGTCGTTCGTGCTCGACCTGCGCAGCGAGGCGTACGTCGCCCTCGGCCCGGTCGCCGGAACCGTGCCCTCCGTCTACGTCCGCGTCGTGAGCGGGGGAGCGGACGGCGCGGTCCGCGCGCTCAACCACTTCAACAAGCACGCGAAGGGCGCGCTGGTGCGTCGTCTCGCGAGCGATCGTCCGCGGATCGGCAGCGCCCGCGGATTCCTGCGGTGGGCGGCGTCGGCCGGACTCGAGGCGCGTGCGGGTGCACGGGGCGAGATCGAGTTGTTCGCCTGA